Proteins from one Phyllobacterium zundukense genomic window:
- a CDS encoding molecular chaperone, with product MRSLLYGMGLLGLCALQTSVAGASSLQVSPTRLEKVLPETAGVITLRNGGDKPMKVQVRVFRWSQVMGIERLDPTTDVVASPPVAQVGANNQYILRVVRVSKKPVAIEESYRVLIDELPDPSQMKNGNVNFTVRFSLPVFFRAAETPAGQVTWNIRRGNGGYLLSGTNTGATKLRVKDVQLLQNSRIIAIKKDVAGYVTAGGSAQFELGSAKGLAAGPAILKLDTDKGPVEANVDVSN from the coding sequence ATGCGATCCTTGTTATACGGCATGGGCCTTCTTGGCCTGTGCGCGTTGCAAACCAGTGTGGCCGGTGCGTCCTCCCTGCAGGTTTCACCCACCCGCCTGGAAAAGGTGCTGCCGGAAACTGCTGGCGTCATCACGCTCAGGAATGGCGGCGACAAGCCTATGAAGGTTCAGGTGCGGGTGTTCCGCTGGAGCCAGGTCATGGGTATCGAAAGGCTCGATCCGACAACCGACGTGGTCGCCAGCCCACCTGTGGCGCAGGTTGGCGCCAACAATCAATATATCTTGCGCGTCGTGCGTGTGAGCAAGAAGCCGGTCGCCATCGAGGAAAGCTACCGCGTCCTGATCGATGAGTTGCCGGATCCCTCGCAGATGAAGAATGGCAACGTCAATTTCACGGTGCGGTTTTCCTTGCCTGTGTTCTTCAGGGCGGCCGAGACGCCGGCGGGCCAGGTGACCTGGAATATCCGGCGGGGCAATGGCGGCTATCTCTTGTCGGGAACCAACACCGGCGCGACAAAGCTGCGCGTGAAGGATGTTCAGCTCCTGCAGAACAGCAGGATCATTGCCATCAAGAAAGACGTTGCGGGCTATGTAACCGCCGGCGGCTCGGCACAGTTCGAGCTTGGCAGTGCAAAAGGCCTGGCTGCCGGTCCCGCCATCCTGAAGCTCGACACGGACAAAGGGCCGGTAGAAGCCAATGTCGATGTCAGCAATTAG
- a CDS encoding fimbria/pilus outer membrane usher protein, producing the protein MSAISRGSLALCLSVGLIGAGQAQELPADPPSDPLVTAATEVRGAQGLQLAVFINDANTDFVGTFEQLPDGSLTAKPDELEEVGIKPLKAAIRRDGSIHLNDLPGVEYHVVPETQSIYVTATDAARVPRKIDLDAERSERERPKPTSSTGAVLNYTLYSSSNDLTDADIKPFQGISGGFDARFFSPLGTVNQSFTASLSDGELQGFKRLNTTWNYSDPERMITYNAGDFVTRSLPWTRSVYLGGMQVERNFALRSDLVTLPMPVVSGSAAVPSTLEVYSQNVKTYTSDIPAGPFELANLPVITGSGEAQVVIRDTLGRETRTTLPFYTASEQLAKGLIDFSAEVGFPRRNYGSESNDYASDIFGTATMRYGLTNWLTLEGHAEGGAELLNGGIGATFPLGRWGATSLAAAGSQHDGQTGTLLNGSLELRYDDFSLYGRMQRSYGNYHDIASVSADNERIREQYNYYYPGSRTFSARMPRTVDQVSLSLPTLFSRSNINLSFTQIETDGGDKTRTASTSYSTSLWKNASFYASAFKDLDDSNSFGVYAGLSVSFDNDIYGSTGVDQNGKDIAGFAEVSKSATREEGSYGWNVRTSEGKTANRSAGGNYRSKYARVDGWVQQYGDAIRASGSVDGAIAVAGGGVFATNRIDDAFAVVDVGAANVEVRSRNNVVGYTNSSGRLIVPDLNSWDPNQIDIDPQNLPVDAVVRDTRTVVVPANNGGVVVDFHVKEAAAAALVGLTDAGGKPLAAGLLGRIDGSDATFVVGYDGEAFIEGLSRNNSVTVEFVNGQTCHAAFAYSPQPGTQVAIRNVVCQ; encoded by the coding sequence ATGTCAGCAATTAGCCGCGGCTCGTTAGCCCTGTGCCTTTCTGTCGGTCTTATCGGGGCAGGGCAGGCGCAAGAGCTGCCCGCCGATCCGCCCTCCGATCCACTTGTCACCGCAGCAACCGAAGTCCGCGGCGCGCAAGGGCTGCAGCTTGCCGTTTTCATCAATGACGCGAACACGGATTTTGTCGGCACGTTCGAACAATTGCCGGATGGCAGCCTCACGGCGAAGCCGGATGAACTGGAAGAGGTCGGCATCAAGCCGCTCAAGGCAGCGATCAGGCGGGACGGGTCAATCCACCTCAATGATCTGCCCGGCGTCGAATATCACGTCGTGCCGGAAACGCAGAGCATCTATGTGACCGCGACCGATGCGGCGCGTGTGCCGCGCAAGATCGATCTCGATGCCGAACGCAGCGAACGCGAGCGCCCGAAGCCCACGTCGAGCACGGGCGCGGTACTCAATTATACGCTCTATTCAAGCTCGAACGATCTGACCGATGCGGATATCAAGCCGTTTCAGGGCATCTCCGGCGGCTTCGACGCCCGGTTTTTCAGCCCGCTTGGCACGGTCAATCAATCGTTTACGGCCAGTCTTTCCGACGGCGAACTCCAAGGCTTCAAGCGCCTCAACACGACATGGAACTATTCTGACCCGGAACGGATGATCACCTATAATGCCGGCGATTTCGTTACCCGCAGCCTGCCGTGGACCCGCTCGGTCTATCTCGGCGGCATGCAGGTAGAACGTAACTTTGCCTTGCGCTCCGATTTGGTGACGCTGCCCATGCCGGTCGTCTCGGGCTCGGCGGCCGTGCCTTCGACGCTTGAAGTCTACTCGCAAAATGTAAAGACCTATACGTCCGACATTCCGGCGGGTCCGTTCGAACTTGCCAACCTTCCAGTCATTACCGGTTCCGGCGAGGCGCAGGTCGTCATCCGCGACACGCTCGGCCGCGAGACAAGGACCACCTTGCCCTTCTACACGGCGAGCGAACAGCTCGCCAAGGGATTGATCGATTTCTCGGCGGAGGTCGGTTTTCCGCGCCGTAACTACGGCAGCGAATCCAATGACTATGCCAGCGATATCTTCGGCACGGCGACCATGCGCTATGGCCTGACCAACTGGTTGACGCTGGAGGGACACGCGGAAGGCGGCGCTGAACTTTTGAATGGCGGTATCGGCGCGACTTTTCCGCTCGGCCGCTGGGGCGCGACATCGCTTGCCGCCGCCGGCAGCCAGCACGACGGGCAAACCGGCACGCTGCTCAATGGCTCGCTCGAATTGCGCTATGATGATTTTTCGCTCTATGGCCGCATGCAGCGCAGCTACGGCAATTATCACGACATCGCTTCGGTGAGTGCCGATAACGAGCGCATTCGCGAACAGTATAATTATTACTATCCAGGTTCGCGTACTTTCTCGGCTCGTATGCCGCGCACGGTGGATCAGGTGAGCCTGAGCCTGCCGACGCTGTTCAGCCGCTCCAACATCAACCTGTCCTTTACCCAGATCGAAACGGATGGCGGCGACAAAACCCGCACGGCCAGCACGTCCTATAGCACTTCGCTGTGGAAGAACGCTTCGTTCTACGCCTCTGCCTTCAAGGATCTCGACGACAGCAACAGTTTCGGCGTCTATGCCGGTCTCTCAGTATCCTTTGACAATGATATTTATGGCTCGACTGGCGTTGACCAGAACGGCAAGGACATTGCCGGTTTCGCCGAAGTTTCAAAGTCGGCGACCCGCGAGGAAGGAAGCTACGGCTGGAACGTGCGCACGAGCGAAGGCAAGACGGCCAACCGCTCGGCCGGCGGCAATTATCGCAGCAAATATGCGCGCGTCGATGGCTGGGTCCAGCAATATGGCGATGCCATTCGCGCCAGTGGCTCGGTCGACGGCGCCATTGCCGTAGCCGGCGGCGGTGTCTTCGCCACAAACCGCATCGATGATGCCTTTGCCGTCGTGGATGTCGGTGCGGCCAATGTCGAGGTGAGATCGCGCAACAATGTGGTCGGATATACCAATAGCAGCGGGCGGCTGATCGTACCGGATCTCAATTCCTGGGACCCGAACCAGATCGATATCGACCCGCAAAACCTGCCAGTCGATGCCGTGGTGCGCGATACCCGCACGGTGGTGGTGCCGGCCAACAACGGCGGTGTGGTCGTGGACTTCCACGTCAAGGAGGCCGCGGCCGCGGCGCTGGTCGGGCTGACCGATGCGGGAGGCAAGCCGCTCGCTGCTGGTCTCCTTGGCCGGATCGATGGGTCGGATGCGACATTCGTCGTCGGCTATGATGGCGAGGCCTTTATCGAGGGGCTCTCGCGCAACAACAGCGTGACCGTGGAATTCGTCAATGGTCAGACCTGCCATGCGGCTTTCGCCTATAGCCCGCAGCCGGGAACCCAGGTCGCAATCAGAAATGTGGTGTGTCAATGA
- a CDS encoding spore coat protein U domain-containing protein, with protein sequence MRIAESFVIVSVLGLFQQPVRVCMSLGAGTGGTDTNWRYMVGPNNKKIRYQLYGQANHVNPYKVGTSVANNMTLGFSLIKLFQWVPSNSDFDIHGWIPDQTGLEEGVYTDMIQASFRYDEGAGTDCSFTSGKTATASFQVRVQVKPFCALDVSQHIDFGSWQDLDKPRDQEGAVTVNCDKNTSYSLKLGWGGQGDAGNTRNMANGSEKISYNLFSDKQRSVLWGDKDGGKVPSALTSDGNKKTFPVYARVPTQKTPSPGTYTDNVVVTLEYK encoded by the coding sequence ATGCGAATTGCAGAATCGTTCGTGATTGTCAGCGTTCTGGGGTTGTTTCAGCAGCCCGTCCGCGTATGCATGTCACTTGGCGCGGGAACCGGCGGCACAGATACGAACTGGCGTTATATGGTGGGACCCAACAATAAAAAGATCCGATATCAGCTTTATGGGCAGGCAAATCACGTAAATCCCTACAAGGTAGGCACGTCTGTTGCCAACAACATGACGTTGGGCTTTTCCCTTATAAAATTATTCCAGTGGGTGCCAAGCAATTCAGACTTCGATATACATGGATGGATACCCGATCAAACCGGCCTCGAAGAAGGGGTATATACGGATATGATTCAGGCTTCGTTCCGTTACGACGAAGGGGCAGGCACTGATTGCAGCTTCACGAGCGGCAAGACAGCAACGGCAAGTTTTCAGGTCCGTGTACAGGTGAAGCCGTTTTGTGCATTGGATGTCAGTCAGCATATCGACTTTGGGTCATGGCAGGATCTGGACAAGCCCCGTGATCAAGAGGGCGCAGTTACAGTAAACTGCGACAAGAACACGAGCTATTCGCTTAAACTCGGATGGGGTGGCCAGGGCGATGCGGGCAATACACGCAATATGGCGAACGGCAGTGAAAAGATCAGCTATAATCTTTTCTCGGACAAACAGCGAAGCGTACTCTGGGGCGATAAAGATGGGGGTAAGGTCCCGAGTGCTCTGACAAGCGACGGCAATAAAAAGACCTTTCCCGTCTACGCGCGTGTCCCGACGCAGAAGACGCCATCGCCGGGAACCTATACGGATAACGTCGTGGTTACGCTCGAGTATAAATGA
- a CDS encoding NAD(P)H-hydrate dehydratase, whose protein sequence is MTHEILTPGEMGEADRRTIAAGPCDGYGLMLNAGSAVARHLLAKHGGTSQFHVLCGPGNNGGDGYVVARLLAESGATVDVWSSGTPKPQTDAARALQDCPLQPRPIGEFRPNSGSLIVDALFGAGLNKEVTGEAAAAIGRANEAPVKRVAVDVPSGLDGLTGQPLGPVFNATSTITFFRKKPGHLLYPGRRLCGELTVADIGIAEDILHDIQPRCFENTRDLWRGLLPAPGANTHKYKRGHVAVFSGGATATGAARLSALAAARSGAGAVTLLSPAEALGVNAAHLTSIMLSRCDHPEDLRSFIETRKATSFVLGPGFGIGEKARDFALALLRNQAAKLVFDADAITSFRDHPDILFNASRSAPEIRLVLTPHDGEFKRLFPDIGEKDMPSKVERARAAAARSHAIIIYKGADTVIASPDGRAAINTNGTPLLATAGSGDVLAGLAAGLMAQGMPAFEAACAAVFIHGAAARSLRFGLIAEDLPAAAAFVLSDLLGSLVQE, encoded by the coding sequence ATGACCCACGAAATTTTGACGCCTGGAGAGATGGGTGAAGCGGACAGGCGGACGATCGCGGCCGGTCCTTGCGATGGCTACGGCCTGATGCTGAATGCCGGTTCTGCCGTTGCCCGCCACCTTCTCGCCAAACATGGCGGCACATCGCAATTTCATGTCCTGTGCGGACCCGGAAACAATGGCGGTGATGGCTATGTCGTTGCAAGGCTGCTCGCCGAGAGCGGTGCGACGGTAGATGTCTGGTCATCCGGCACACCGAAGCCGCAGACCGATGCGGCACGAGCGCTTCAGGACTGTCCGCTCCAGCCGCGTCCCATCGGGGAGTTCCGGCCAAACTCGGGCAGCCTCATTGTCGATGCGCTGTTCGGTGCAGGATTGAACAAAGAGGTGACAGGCGAAGCGGCCGCCGCGATCGGGCGCGCCAACGAAGCCCCGGTTAAGCGCGTCGCCGTCGATGTGCCTTCGGGGCTTGATGGCTTGACTGGCCAGCCGCTCGGTCCGGTGTTCAACGCGACAAGCACAATCACGTTTTTCCGCAAGAAACCCGGCCACTTGCTGTATCCGGGGCGGCGTCTGTGCGGCGAGTTGACCGTCGCAGATATCGGCATAGCCGAGGACATTCTGCACGATATCCAACCACGCTGTTTTGAAAACACGCGCGACCTTTGGCGAGGCCTGCTGCCGGCGCCGGGAGCCAATACCCACAAGTACAAGCGCGGTCACGTTGCAGTGTTTTCCGGCGGTGCGACCGCAACAGGCGCCGCGCGGCTATCGGCATTGGCGGCGGCTAGAAGCGGTGCGGGCGCCGTGACACTTCTGTCGCCGGCGGAAGCGCTAGGCGTCAATGCCGCCCACCTGACCTCGATCATGCTCAGCCGCTGCGACCACCCGGAAGATTTGCGATCTTTTATCGAAACACGCAAGGCCACAAGCTTCGTTCTCGGACCGGGTTTCGGTATTGGTGAAAAAGCCCGCGACTTTGCCCTCGCCCTGCTGCGGAACCAGGCTGCGAAACTGGTCTTCGATGCCGACGCGATCACATCGTTTCGGGACCATCCGGACATCCTCTTCAACGCCTCGCGCAGCGCACCGGAAATCCGCCTGGTGCTGACACCGCACGATGGCGAGTTCAAACGTCTCTTTCCCGATATTGGCGAGAAAGACATGCCTTCAAAGGTCGAACGGGCCCGCGCGGCTGCTGCCCGTTCCCATGCGATCATCATCTATAAGGGCGCCGACACTGTTATCGCATCGCCTGATGGTCGCGCCGCGATCAATACCAATGGTACGCCGCTTTTGGCCACCGCAGGTTCGGGCGACGTTCTCGCGGGTCTTGCCGCCGGTTTGATGGCACAGGGCATGCCTGCATTCGAGGCCGCCTGTGCGGCGGTCTTCATTCACGGCGCGGCGGCACGCAGCCTGCGTTTCGGCCTGATTGCCGAGGATCTTCCTGCAGCAGCAGCTTTTGTTCTTTCGGATTTGTTGGGGAGTTTGGTTCAGGAGTGA
- a CDS encoding DUF2171 domain-containing protein, whose translation MAVTGIKENMEVIGADGVHVGTVDRVDGARIKLTKKDSGEGSHRGHHHYISTSLVAEVEGNKVRLSANSDVAVMFEEEKSEK comes from the coding sequence ATGGCTGTAACAGGCATCAAGGAAAATATGGAAGTCATCGGAGCGGATGGTGTCCATGTCGGCACGGTGGACCGTGTGGATGGCGCGCGCATCAAACTGACGAAAAAGGATAGCGGGGAGGGCTCGCACAGGGGCCATCATCATTATATTTCAACGTCGCTGGTCGCGGAAGTGGAAGGCAACAAGGTTCGGCTGTCGGCCAATTCGGATGTGGCAGTGATGTTTGAAGAAGAGAAATCCGAAAAGTAA
- a CDS encoding DUF6665 family protein translates to MSFRPPQSIAARFDRDSPPNALDMEIMAEMAAALGRAGEKVEQTLEKLHAAPEPERLPELKAAARAVHAYFIQRELCGLRNHDDAIRHYGIPRAVLVRLGAV, encoded by the coding sequence ATGTCATTCAGACCACCGCAAAGCATCGCCGCCAGGTTCGACCGCGACAGCCCGCCAAACGCCCTTGATATGGAAATCATGGCGGAAATGGCCGCCGCGCTTGGCCGTGCCGGAGAAAAGGTCGAACAGACATTGGAAAAGCTTCACGCCGCACCGGAACCGGAGCGCCTGCCCGAGCTCAAGGCGGCGGCACGTGCAGTCCACGCCTATTTCATCCAGCGCGAATTATGCGGCCTGCGAAATCACGACGATGCGATCCGCCACTACGGCATTCCGCGTGCGGTGCTGGTGCGGTTGGGTGCTGTCTGA
- a CDS encoding acyltransferase family protein — MSVYDIWPAFACTVLLLLLARLPVFGRAGFASTGFRVSSIDGARGFLALGVALHHSVIYYQFIRTGLWAAPPSQFYTLIGQVCVSFFFIITGYLFWGKIIRAKGLLDFPKLMMGRFFRLGPVYFFTIGLAVFIAFYRVGGQLNVAPEAYFLQVANNLALGFFPLVDMNGDTGSYTIVAGVTWTLRYEWYFYFALPVLALFARSNGKHLPFAIFLAVFCTVFALMGAGPDWTLFTLFALGMVCASLEFEDVLLKLPPAALSSIGIAVLVMIFWTCSTAYQPGVAVLAGVVFYMLVSGATLFGLLTAKPSVRLGDISYGIYLLQGPALYLVFAIGPVRRFTQISDAGHWVVVFGTLALLVVSALAVHIFIERPGVQLGKAIDLRVNATG, encoded by the coding sequence ATGAGCGTTTATGACATCTGGCCGGCGTTTGCATGTACGGTGCTCCTTCTGCTTTTGGCCCGTCTTCCTGTCTTTGGCAGGGCTGGTTTTGCGTCGACTGGCTTCAGGGTCAGTTCAATCGATGGAGCTCGCGGATTTTTGGCCCTTGGCGTTGCGCTTCATCATTCGGTTATCTATTACCAGTTTATCCGGACCGGCCTTTGGGCTGCGCCGCCTTCGCAGTTCTACACCCTTATCGGGCAGGTCTGCGTATCTTTCTTCTTCATCATAACCGGCTATCTTTTCTGGGGAAAAATCATCCGGGCCAAGGGGTTGCTTGACTTTCCCAAATTGATGATGGGGCGTTTTTTCAGGCTTGGACCCGTATATTTTTTCACGATCGGGCTTGCTGTCTTCATTGCGTTTTACCGCGTGGGCGGCCAGTTGAACGTTGCGCCCGAAGCTTACTTTCTTCAGGTTGCAAATAATCTGGCACTTGGTTTTTTTCCGCTCGTCGACATGAATGGTGACACCGGCTCCTACACAATCGTTGCGGGCGTAACCTGGACGCTCCGGTACGAATGGTACTTTTACTTCGCCCTGCCCGTCCTCGCGCTCTTTGCCAGGAGCAACGGCAAACATCTGCCCTTTGCGATCTTCCTCGCTGTTTTCTGTACTGTCTTCGCATTGATGGGCGCGGGTCCGGACTGGACCTTATTTACCTTGTTCGCACTGGGCATGGTCTGTGCATCTCTCGAATTTGAAGACGTCCTGTTGAAACTTCCTCCAGCCGCCCTTTCCTCCATCGGCATCGCCGTTCTCGTAATGATATTCTGGACCTGTTCCACCGCCTATCAGCCAGGCGTCGCCGTCCTCGCAGGTGTCGTGTTCTATATGCTTGTAAGCGGTGCTACCCTCTTCGGTTTGCTGACTGCAAAACCGTCAGTCCGGCTGGGCGATATCAGTTACGGTATCTACCTCCTGCAGGGACCCGCTCTCTACCTTGTTTTTGCCATCGGTCCGGTGCGACGGTTCACCCAGATATCCGACGCGGGACACTGGGTTGTTGTGTTTGGGACTTTGGCACTATTGGTCGTTAGCGCACTCGCTGTGCATATCTTTATCGAACGGCCTGGCGTGCAGCTTGGCAAAGCCATAGATTTGCGGGTAAACGCCACAGGATAA